From the uncultured Desulfovibrio sp. genome, one window contains:
- a CDS encoding FAD-dependent oxidoreductase: MSEKILVVGGVALGPKAACRCKRLMPDAEVMLVDENVFISYGGCGIPYYVSGEIQNLDDLRSTPYHTVRDTEFFRDMKGITVRTQTRALAIDRAAKTLLVKDVVSGKEEKLPYDKLVLATGASPRVPPIEGKDLKNVLSLTRLEAAGAIRAACQEGKVSEAVIVGGGFIGLEAAVALADMWGVKVSVVEMMDQILPGVLSQPLSLMAANDCLTHKVDVFTSEKVLRLEGENGTVTKVVTDKREIPAQLVIFAAGFIPNGQLAKDAGLEVAPFGAVVVDEHMRTTDPSIYAGGDCVAIKNIITGKIGYLPLGSMANRQGRIIGTNLAGGNARFPGFVGSWAVKLFGLSFCGVGLTVERARKEGFDAMSVSVEQLDHAHFYPEKSMMSLELVVDKATSRVLGIQGACADPDSLKARIDAVAAALQYSRPTVEDISNLEIAYAPPFASAMDVVNVVANVADNALAGRFTPVTADQFMDLWKKRSENHVFFIDSRPAAAGKAVQEKHPDWHAMPLEEIAARISEVPKDRPVAIICNTGLRAYDSLLVLARNGVTNVVNSTGGMQAVIKMGLSL; the protein is encoded by the coding sequence ATGTCTGAAAAAATTCTGGTAGTTGGTGGTGTTGCCCTGGGGCCCAAGGCGGCTTGCCGCTGCAAGCGCCTCATGCCCGATGCGGAAGTGATGCTTGTGGACGAAAACGTCTTCATTTCCTACGGCGGTTGCGGCATCCCCTACTACGTGTCCGGTGAAATACAGAATCTCGACGATCTGCGCTCCACACCCTATCATACCGTGCGCGACACCGAATTTTTCCGCGATATGAAGGGAATCACCGTACGCACCCAGACGCGCGCCCTGGCCATTGACCGGGCTGCCAAAACCCTGCTCGTCAAGGACGTTGTTTCCGGCAAGGAAGAAAAACTGCCTTACGACAAGCTGGTGCTGGCTACCGGCGCAAGCCCGCGTGTTCCCCCCATTGAAGGCAAGGATCTGAAAAACGTGCTTTCTCTGACCCGCCTTGAAGCCGCCGGGGCCATCCGAGCCGCTTGCCAGGAGGGCAAGGTGAGCGAGGCGGTCATTGTGGGCGGCGGCTTCATCGGCCTTGAGGCTGCCGTGGCCCTGGCCGATATGTGGGGCGTGAAAGTCAGCGTTGTGGAAATGATGGATCAGATTTTGCCCGGCGTGCTTTCCCAGCCTCTTTCGCTCATGGCCGCCAACGACTGCCTGACCCACAAGGTCGATGTGTTCACCTCTGAAAAAGTGCTGCGCCTTGAAGGCGAAAACGGCACCGTCACCAAGGTGGTCACGGACAAGCGCGAAATCCCCGCCCAACTGGTGATCTTTGCAGCTGGCTTTATCCCCAACGGGCAGCTTGCCAAGGATGCCGGGCTGGAAGTGGCCCCCTTTGGCGCGGTGGTGGTGGACGAGCACATGCGCACTACCGACCCCTCCATCTATGCGGGCGGCGACTGCGTGGCCATCAAGAACATCATCACCGGCAAGATCGGCTACCTGCCCCTGGGCAGCATGGCCAACCGCCAGGGCCGCATCATCGGCACCAACCTTGCTGGCGGCAATGCCAGATTCCCCGGTTTTGTGGGCTCCTGGGCCGTCAAACTCTTTGGTCTTTCCTTCTGCGGTGTGGGCCTTACGGTTGAACGCGCCCGCAAGGAAGGCTTTGACGCCATGAGCGTCAGCGTGGAGCAGCTCGACCACGCCCACTTCTACCCCGAAAAATCCATGATGAGCCTTGAGCTGGTGGTGGACAAGGCCACCAGCCGGGTGCTGGGCATTCAGGGTGCCTGCGCCGACCCGGATTCGCTCAAGGCCCGCATTGATGCGGTGGCTGCGGCCCTGCAGTATTCCAGGCCCACGGTGGAAGACATCTCCAACCTTGAAATCGCTTACGCCCCGCCCTTTGCCTCGGCCATGGACGTGGTCAACGTGGTTGCCAACGTGGCCGACAACGCCCTCGCCGGGCGCTTCACCCCCGTGACTGCCGACCAGTTCATGGACTTGTGGAAGAAGCGCAGCGAAAACCACGTATTCTTTATTGATTCCCGCCCTGCGGCGGCAGGCAAGGCAGTGCAGGAAAAGCATCCCGACTGGCACGCCATGCCGCTGGAAGAAATCGCCGCCAGAATCAGCGAAGTGCCCAAGGACCGCCCTGTTGCCATTATCTGCAATACGGGTCTGCGCGCCTATGACAGCCTGCTGGTGCTGGCCCGCAATGGCGTGACCAACGTGGTCAACTCCACAGGTGGCATGCAGGCGGTCATCAAGATGGGCCTCTCGCTGTAA
- the nifJ gene encoding pyruvate:ferredoxin (flavodoxin) oxidoreductase, which produces MAHMKTMDGNNATAHIAYALSETAAIYPITPSSVMGEVMDEMAAKGAKNLFGQIVNVREMQSEAGAAGAVHGMLSAGALTSTYTASQGLLLMIPNMYKIAGELLPGVFHVSARALASHALSIFGDHQDVMAARQTGFCFLASSSVQECMDLALVAHLSAIDASLPFCHFFDGFRTSHEVQKIETIDYEDIRPLVNWEKVAEFRATAMNPEHPHIRGTAQNPDIYFQNREASNLYYDAVPGIVLENMKKVESITGRKYRLFDYVGHPEADRVIVSMGSSCEVIEETVKYLNAQGQRVGLVKVHLFRPFSTEHLLRALPASVTCITMLDRTKESGALGDPLYQDVCTAFLEKGEAPTLVGGRYGLGSKDFTPGMAKAVFDNMMALQPKNHFTVGINDDVTNLSLDVEEEIDTVPAGTVQCKFFGLGADGTVGANKQAIKIIGDNTDLYAQAYFAYDSKKSGGFTVSHLRFGKEQITSSYLITKADYVACHKAAYVTQYDILEGIKEGGTFVLNSNWSLADMEKHLPASMKRVIARKKLKFYNVDAVKVAQEVGLGGRINMIMQTAFFKLANVLDFEKAVGLLKESIKKTYGSKGDKIVNMNIAAVDKGMDALEEVKYPASWATATEGAAACCCDDDEYISAVVRPILAQQGDKLPVSAMDPAGFMPLGTAACEKRGCAIDVPEWQVENCIQCCQCSFVCPHAAIRPVLATEEELTGAPASFVTKDAIGKELKGMKFRIQVYTEDCLGCGSCAEVCPAKVKALVMKPLDTQMPTQKENLAFAEANITLKDELMARDTVKGSQLQQPLHEFSGACAGCGETPYVKVLTQMFGERMIVANATGCSSIWGASSPTTPYCTNKDGFGPAWGNSLFEDAAEYGCGMGIAYEQRRGLLAMKVQEALKEETASPELKAALQGWLDNKDDAEGSRKYGEMIMANLEGFDSPLAHELWHMDDLFTKKSVWVFGGDGWGYDIGYGGLDHVLASGDDINVLLMDTEVYSNTGGQSSKATPLGAVAQFAAAGKRTGKKDLGRMAMTYGYVYVASVSMGADKQQVLKAFREAEAYKGPSLIIAYAPCINQGLRKGMGKSQEEAKMAVLSGYWPLYRYNPELAKEKKNPFQLDSKAPSADIQEFLGGETRFASLEKMAPEVSKKLRAELAEAYTERYAMLKQMADLPYPGTSAE; this is translated from the coding sequence ATGGCTCATATGAAAACTATGGACGGCAACAACGCCACCGCGCACATTGCCTACGCTCTGTCGGAAACGGCAGCCATTTACCCCATCACCCCTTCGTCCGTCATGGGCGAAGTTATGGACGAAATGGCCGCCAAAGGTGCCAAAAACCTGTTCGGCCAGATCGTGAATGTGCGCGAAATGCAGTCCGAAGCCGGCGCCGCTGGCGCTGTGCACGGCATGCTTTCCGCCGGCGCCCTTACCTCCACCTACACGGCTTCCCAGGGCCTGCTGCTCATGATCCCCAACATGTACAAAATCGCCGGTGAACTGCTTCCCGGCGTTTTCCATGTTTCGGCTCGTGCTCTGGCCTCCCATGCCCTGTCCATCTTTGGCGACCACCAGGACGTGATGGCCGCCCGTCAGACGGGCTTCTGCTTCCTGGCTTCCTCCTCCGTGCAGGAATGCATGGATCTGGCCCTCGTTGCGCATCTTTCCGCCATCGACGCCAGCCTGCCCTTCTGCCACTTCTTTGACGGCTTCCGCACCTCGCACGAAGTGCAGAAGATCGAAACCATTGATTACGAAGACATCCGCCCCCTGGTGAACTGGGAAAAGGTGGCCGAATTCCGCGCCACCGCCATGAACCCCGAGCATCCGCACATTCGCGGCACCGCCCAGAACCCCGACATTTACTTCCAGAACCGCGAAGCTTCCAATCTCTACTACGACGCCGTGCCCGGCATCGTGCTTGAGAACATGAAGAAGGTTGAGTCCATCACTGGCCGCAAGTACCGCCTCTTTGACTATGTGGGGCACCCCGAAGCCGACCGCGTGATCGTTTCCATGGGTTCTTCCTGTGAAGTCATTGAAGAAACCGTGAAGTACCTCAACGCACAGGGCCAGCGCGTGGGCCTCGTGAAGGTGCACCTGTTCCGCCCCTTCTCCACCGAGCATCTGCTGCGCGCCCTGCCCGCCAGCGTTACCTGCATCACCATGCTTGACCGCACCAAGGAAAGCGGCGCTCTTGGCGACCCGCTGTATCAGGACGTGTGCACCGCCTTCCTCGAAAAGGGCGAAGCTCCCACCCTGGTTGGCGGCCGCTACGGCCTGGGCTCCAAGGACTTCACCCCCGGCATGGCCAAGGCCGTGTTCGACAACATGATGGCCCTTCAGCCCAAGAACCACTTCACCGTGGGCATCAACGACGACGTCACCAACCTTTCGCTTGATGTGGAAGAAGAAATCGACACCGTGCCCGCTGGCACCGTGCAGTGCAAGTTCTTCGGCCTCGGCGCTGACGGCACCGTGGGCGCCAACAAGCAGGCGATCAAGATCATCGGCGACAACACCGATCTCTACGCCCAGGCCTACTTTGCTTACGATTCCAAGAAGTCCGGCGGCTTCACCGTGTCGCACCTGCGCTTCGGCAAGGAACAGATCACCTCTTCCTACCTGATCACCAAGGCCGACTACGTTGCCTGTCACAAGGCTGCCTACGTGACCCAGTACGACATTCTTGAAGGCATCAAGGAAGGCGGCACTTTTGTGCTGAACTCCAACTGGTCGCTGGCCGACATGGAAAAGCACCTGCCTGCCTCCATGAAGCGCGTCATCGCCCGCAAGAAGCTGAAGTTCTACAACGTGGACGCCGTCAAGGTTGCCCAGGAAGTGGGCCTCGGCGGCCGCATCAACATGATCATGCAGACTGCCTTCTTCAAGCTTGCCAACGTGCTTGACTTTGAAAAGGCTGTGGGCCTGCTCAAGGAATCCATCAAGAAAACCTACGGCAGCAAGGGCGACAAGATCGTCAACATGAATATTGCCGCCGTGGACAAGGGCATGGACGCTCTGGAAGAAGTGAAATACCCCGCTTCCTGGGCCACTGCCACCGAAGGCGCCGCTGCCTGCTGCTGCGACGATGACGAATACATCAGCGCCGTTGTACGTCCCATTCTGGCCCAGCAGGGCGACAAGCTGCCCGTGTCCGCCATGGATCCGGCTGGCTTCATGCCCCTTGGCACCGCCGCCTGCGAAAAGCGCGGCTGCGCCATCGACGTGCCCGAATGGCAGGTTGAAAACTGCATCCAGTGCTGCCAGTGCTCCTTTGTGTGCCCCCACGCCGCCATCCGCCCGGTGCTCGCCACCGAGGAAGAACTGACCGGCGCGCCCGCGTCCTTTGTGACCAAGGACGCCATTGGCAAAGAACTCAAGGGCATGAAGTTCCGCATTCAGGTGTACACTGAAGACTGCCTGGGCTGCGGCTCCTGCGCTGAAGTGTGCCCCGCCAAGGTCAAGGCCCTCGTTATGAAGCCCCTTGACACCCAGATGCCCACCCAGAAAGAAAATCTGGCCTTCGCAGAAGCCAACATCACGCTCAAGGACGAGCTCATGGCTCGCGACACCGTCAAGGGTTCGCAGCTGCAGCAGCCCCTGCACGAGTTCTCCGGCGCCTGCGCCGGTTGCGGCGAAACGCCTTACGTCAAGGTGCTCACCCAGATGTTCGGCGAACGCATGATCGTGGCCAACGCCACGGGCTGCTCGTCCATCTGGGGCGCTTCTTCGCCCACCACGCCTTACTGCACCAACAAGGACGGCTTTGGCCCGGCCTGGGGCAACTCCCTGTTTGAAGACGCCGCCGAATACGGCTGCGGCATGGGCATTGCCTACGAACAGCGCCGTGGCCTGCTGGCCATGAAGGTTCAGGAAGCCCTGAAGGAAGAAACCGCTTCTCCCGAACTGAAGGCCGCCCTCCAGGGTTGGCTGGACAACAAGGACGATGCCGAAGGCTCCCGCAAGTACGGCGAGATGATCATGGCCAACCTGGAAGGCTTTGACAGCCCCCTGGCCCATGAACTGTGGCACATGGACGATCTCTTCACCAAGAAGAGCGTTTGGGTCTTCGGCGGCGACGGCTGGGGATACGACATCGGTTACGGCGGCCTTGACCACGTCCTCGCCAGTGGCGACGACATCAACGTGCTGCTGATGGATACCGAAGTGTACTCCAACACTGGCGGTCAGTCCTCCAAGGCCACCCCGCTTGGCGCCGTGGCCCAGTTTGCCGCCGCAGGCAAGCGCACCGGCAAGAAAGACCTTGGCCGCATGGCCATGACCTACGGCTATGTGTACGTTGCTTCCGTGTCCATGGGCGCGGACAAGCAGCAGGTGCTCAAGGCCTTCCGCGAAGCCGAAGCCTACAAGGGCCCCTCGCTCATCATCGCTTACGCTCCCTGCATCAACCAGGGTCTGCGCAAGGGCATGGGCAAGAGCCAGGAAGAAGCCAAGATGGCCGTGCTTTCGGGCTACTGGCCCCTGTACCGCTACAACCCCGAACTGGCCAAGGAAAAGAAAAATCCCTTCCAGCTCGACAGCAAGGCTCCTTCTGCTGACATTCAGGAATTCCTGGGCGGCGAAACCCGTTTTGCCTCTCTGGAAAAGATGGCTCCCGAAGTCTCCAAGAAGCTGCGCGCCGAACTGGCCGAAGCCTATACTGAACGCTACGCCATGCTCAAGCAGATGGCTGATCTGCCCTACCCCGGCACCAGCGCCGAGTAG
- the pta gene encoding phosphate acetyltransferase yields the protein MHNGLYITATGPMTGKSAIALGAMQLLTRSMRKVAFFRPIINEPLWDDRDPDIHLMLEYFKLKMDYADTFAYTQREARQIINQGSRNLLIENIIQKYKKLLETYDFVVCVGTDFLAKDPVFEFELNAEIAANLGCPVLLVTSGYNVSAEDIRDSLQITMDSLEPYALDVVATIVNRRSLTQTELDELRAHFSTQESPALIFSVPNDPTIGQPTMADVKKGLDAEVLFGEKRLDALVGDYLIAAMHVDNVLNYIAKDQLIVTPGDRADVLLAAIASRLSSSTPDIAGVLLTGGIRPSENVCKFIEGWTGSPLPILLTPHHTYKAFMALQSIIAPIEPGDLRKINSVLGLFEQYVNGKEIENRIGGERSSRITPMMFEFELIQRAKANKMRIVLAEGTEERILRATDILLRRDVAEIILLGDVEEIRSKASAFGLDIAKARLIDPVKSDLFEDYANTYYELRKKKGITPEQARDTMTDATYFATMMVKKDDADGMVSGSVNTTAHTIRPAFEFVKTKPGFTVVSSVFLMCLKDRVLAFGDCAVNPNPTAQQLAEIAIASAHTAKVFGIEPRVAMLSYSTGTSGKGADVDVVVEATKIAQEMAPDLALEGPLQYDAAIDPSVAKTKMPDSKVAGKATVFIFPDLNTGNNTYKAVQRAAGAVAIGPVLQGLNKPVNDLSRGCTVPDIVNTVAITAVQAAAEKAAQK from the coding sequence ATGCACAACGGTCTATACATCACCGCCACCGGGCCCATGACGGGCAAGAGCGCCATTGCCCTTGGGGCCATGCAGCTGCTCACCCGCAGCATGCGCAAGGTGGCTTTTTTCCGTCCCATCATCAACGAACCTCTGTGGGACGACCGCGACCCCGACATCCATCTGATGCTTGAATACTTCAAGCTCAAGATGGACTACGCCGACACCTTCGCCTACACCCAGCGCGAAGCCCGCCAGATCATCAATCAGGGTTCGCGCAACCTGCTCATCGAAAACATCATCCAGAAGTACAAAAAGCTGCTGGAAACCTATGATTTCGTTGTGTGCGTGGGCACAGACTTTCTTGCCAAAGACCCGGTTTTCGAGTTTGAACTCAATGCCGAAATTGCGGCCAACCTTGGCTGCCCGGTTCTCTTGGTCACCAGCGGCTACAATGTGAGCGCCGAAGACATTCGTGATTCGCTCCAGATCACCATGGACAGCCTTGAACCCTATGCGCTGGACGTGGTTGCCACCATTGTGAACCGCCGCAGCCTCACGCAGACAGAACTGGACGAACTGCGCGCCCACTTCAGCACGCAGGAAAGCCCAGCCCTGATTTTCTCCGTTCCCAACGACCCCACCATCGGCCAGCCCACCATGGCTGACGTGAAAAAGGGCCTGGACGCGGAAGTGCTGTTTGGCGAAAAGCGACTGGACGCGCTGGTGGGTGACTACCTTATCGCCGCCATGCATGTGGACAATGTGCTCAACTACATTGCCAAAGACCAGCTCATCGTCACCCCTGGCGACCGCGCTGACGTGCTCCTGGCAGCCATTGCCTCGCGCCTGTCGTCTTCTACTCCCGACATTGCGGGCGTGCTGCTGACCGGGGGCATCCGTCCCTCCGAAAACGTCTGCAAATTCATTGAAGGCTGGACAGGCTCGCCCCTGCCCATTCTGTTGACGCCTCACCACACCTACAAGGCCTTTATGGCCCTGCAAAGCATCATCGCCCCCATTGAACCGGGCGATCTGCGCAAGATCAACAGCGTGCTGGGCCTGTTTGAACAGTACGTCAACGGCAAGGAAATCGAAAACCGCATCGGCGGCGAGCGCAGCAGCCGCATCACGCCCATGATGTTTGAATTCGAGCTGATCCAGCGCGCCAAGGCCAACAAGATGCGCATCGTGCTGGCCGAAGGCACCGAAGAACGCATCCTGCGCGCAACGGATATCCTCCTGCGTCGCGATGTGGCCGAAATCATCCTGCTGGGCGATGTGGAAGAAATCCGCTCCAAGGCCAGCGCCTTTGGCCTGGACATTGCCAAGGCCCGACTCATCGACCCGGTGAAATCCGACCTGTTTGAAGACTACGCCAATACCTACTACGAACTGCGCAAAAAGAAGGGCATTACCCCTGAACAGGCGCGCGACACGATGACCGACGCCACCTACTTTGCCACCATGATGGTCAAGAAGGACGATGCCGACGGCATGGTTTCCGGTTCGGTCAACACCACGGCGCACACCATTCGCCCGGCCTTTGAATTTGTGAAGACCAAGCCCGGATTCACCGTGGTTTCCTCGGTCTTCCTCATGTGCCTCAAGGATCGCGTGCTGGCCTTTGGCGACTGCGCCGTGAACCCCAACCCCACTGCGCAGCAACTGGCAGAAATCGCCATTGCCTCGGCCCACACGGCCAAGGTGTTTGGCATTGAGCCGCGCGTTGCCATGCTTTCCTACTCCACCGGTACTTCCGGCAAGGGTGCGGACGTGGACGTTGTGGTGGAAGCCACCAAGATCGCGCAGGAAATGGCCCCCGATCTCGCGCTGGAAGGCCCCTTGCAGTACGACGCGGCCATCGACCCCTCGGTTGCCAAAACCAAGATGCCTGACAGCAAGGTTGCCGGTAAGGCCACGGTGTTCATCTTCCCCGACCTCAACACCGGCAACAATACCTACAAGGCTGTGCAGCGCGCTGCTGGCGCGGTGGCCATCGGCCCCGTGCTTCAGGGCCTGAACAAGCCTGTCAACGATCTCTCGCGCGGCTGCACCGTGCCCGATATCGTCAATACCGTGGCCATCACTGCGGTGCAGGCCGCTGCCGAAAAGGCCGCGCAGAAATAG
- a CDS encoding acetate kinase, with amino-acid sequence MKILVINAGSSSCKYQLLEMDTRSVLCSGLAERIGQEGGRLTHKIAPDTDKEEKLVREAFFPTHVEAMELVIALLTDADKGVIKDKSEIYAIGHRVLHGGEAVSDPVLVNERVKQIVEECAVLGPLHNPANLMGIEVAEKLFPGVPNVAVFDTEFGMGMPKEAFMYALPYELYEELRIRRYGFHGTSHKYIANATAEFLGKPLSELRSITMHLGNGSSMSCVKNGKCFDTSMGLTPLEGLVMGTRCGTIDPAIVPFVMEKKGLSPSEADTLMNKKSGLLGLCGYTDMRDVHAQVDKGNERAELALKLLVRSIKKTLGSYFFLLEGNVDALVFTAGIGENDDIVRAMVCEGLEAFGIKLNKEENSTRKPGARIITTPDSKIPVIIIPTNEELQIALATVEVLKK; translated from the coding sequence ATGAAAATTCTGGTGATTAACGCGGGTTCCTCGTCCTGCAAGTATCAGTTGCTGGAAATGGACACGCGCAGCGTGCTCTGCTCCGGTCTTGCCGAACGCATCGGCCAGGAAGGCGGACGCCTCACCCACAAAATCGCCCCCGATACGGACAAGGAAGAAAAGCTTGTTCGCGAGGCCTTCTTCCCCACTCATGTGGAAGCCATGGAACTGGTCATCGCTCTGCTGACCGACGCCGACAAGGGCGTTATCAAGGACAAGAGCGAAATTTACGCCATCGGCCACCGCGTGCTGCACGGCGGCGAAGCCGTGAGCGATCCCGTGCTGGTGAATGAGCGTGTGAAGCAGATTGTGGAAGAATGCGCCGTGCTTGGCCCCTTGCACAACCCCGCCAACCTCATGGGCATTGAAGTGGCTGAGAAGCTCTTCCCCGGCGTTCCCAACGTGGCCGTGTTCGATACCGAATTCGGCATGGGCATGCCCAAGGAAGCCTTCATGTACGCTCTGCCCTACGAGCTGTATGAAGAACTGCGCATCCGCCGCTACGGCTTCCACGGCACCTCGCACAAGTACATTGCCAACGCCACCGCCGAGTTCCTTGGCAAGCCCCTTTCCGAGCTGCGCTCCATCACCATGCACCTTGGCAACGGCTCTTCCATGAGCTGCGTGAAAAACGGCAAGTGCTTTGACACCAGCATGGGCCTCACCCCGCTGGAAGGCCTTGTGATGGGCACCCGCTGCGGCACCATTGACCCGGCCATCGTGCCCTTTGTCATGGAAAAGAAGGGCCTCAGCCCCTCCGAAGCCGACACCCTGATGAACAAGAAGTCCGGCCTGCTTGGCCTGTGCGGCTACACCGACATGCGCGATGTGCATGCCCAGGTGGACAAGGGCAACGAACGCGCCGAACTGGCCCTCAAGCTGCTCGTGCGCAGCATCAAAAAGACTCTTGGTTCCTACTTCTTCCTGCTTGAAGGCAACGTGGACGCTCTGGTGTTCACCGCAGGCATCGGCGAGAACGACGACATCGTCCGCGCCATGGTTTGCGAAGGCCTTGAAGCCTTCGGCATCAAGCTGAACAAGGAAGAAAACAGCACCCGCAAGCCCGGCGCGCGCATCATCACCACGCCGGACAGCAAGATCCCCGTGATCATCATCCCCACCAATGAAGAGCTCCAGATCGCCCTTGCCACAGTGGAAGTGCTGAAAAAGTAA
- a CDS encoding NFACT RNA binding domain-containing protein: protein MDAHLFRRFCEDLTPLLIGARVEKIQEPSDGLLALMVYSGGRKRQLCLRFGRKEPFCFVTSQRISVGRAPSAPIMRLRKYATGRRIVACVARWSERCLWLLLAGGAEAPQLPPLPQMGQADAGSEQSPRLTWLLLDLREGPSLRFLAENESPEDEQATWPEPAQLADALNNWRQWPVLTPALRRTLACLEEPEQWALLEDLRTGGGDIFCYGPCAPASGNASAPAMPRPVLAISAWPLPPEQQRALQGKNADAPSTAEFYGPEALNLTELAGQDMVLARLALDQAREAAQPLDRRTRKLAKLLEKLREEENRLGKMMACQADALALQAELWRWPADFRAACVTVEEGPHGPAREIPLDLRYSVRDQMARLFHTARRGQRGMEHLAVRRGALEDELASLRQARHDSLLGATAGAGDEAAPTGRAVGTGMAATLPKNVQMFISSDGFVLLRGRDSKGNLAARKLAAPHDIWLHAENGPGSHVIIRRAHGGQEVPPRTLDEAGALAACKSWQRDAARARIQYAEVRHVKPMRNAPAGTVRIDKSLPSREVPVDLALEETLLPR from the coding sequence ATGGATGCCCATCTTTTCCGCCGTTTTTGTGAAGACCTGACCCCCTTGCTCATTGGCGCAAGGGTGGAAAAAATTCAGGAACCCTCTGATGGACTGCTGGCCCTCATGGTCTACAGCGGTGGGCGCAAGCGGCAGCTTTGCCTGCGCTTTGGGCGAAAGGAACCGTTCTGTTTTGTCACATCCCAACGCATCAGCGTGGGCCGCGCACCTTCAGCGCCCATCATGCGGCTGCGCAAGTATGCCACCGGCCGGCGCATCGTTGCCTGCGTGGCCCGCTGGAGCGAACGCTGTTTGTGGCTGCTGCTCGCTGGCGGCGCTGAGGCTCCCCAACTGCCGCCATTGCCGCAAATGGGGCAGGCAGATGCAGGCTCAGAGCAATCCCCGCGTCTGACCTGGCTGCTGCTTGATCTGCGCGAAGGGCCATCGCTTCGCTTTCTGGCCGAGAATGAATCGCCGGAAGACGAGCAGGCCACCTGGCCCGAGCCTGCGCAACTGGCGGATGCCCTGAACAACTGGCGGCAATGGCCTGTGCTTACCCCCGCCTTGCGCCGAACCCTTGCCTGCCTTGAAGAACCGGAACAGTGGGCCTTGCTGGAAGACCTGCGGACAGGGGGCGGCGATATATTCTGCTACGGCCCCTGCGCGCCTGCCTCCGGTAATGCCTCTGCACCGGCCATGCCACGCCCGGTGCTCGCCATAAGCGCCTGGCCCCTGCCCCCGGAACAGCAAAGGGCCTTGCAGGGCAAGAATGCGGACGCTCCATCTACTGCTGAATTTTACGGACCGGAGGCCCTGAATCTGACCGAACTGGCAGGGCAGGATATGGTGCTTGCCCGTCTGGCTCTGGATCAGGCACGGGAGGCGGCCCAGCCTCTGGACAGGCGCACGCGCAAGCTCGCAAAGCTGCTGGAAAAATTGCGCGAGGAAGAAAACCGCCTTGGCAAGATGATGGCCTGTCAGGCCGACGCTCTGGCGCTTCAGGCCGAATTGTGGCGCTGGCCTGCGGATTTTCGTGCGGCTTGCGTCACCGTAGAGGAAGGCCCGCACGGCCCGGCGCGGGAAATACCGCTGGATCTGCGGTATTCAGTGCGCGATCAAATGGCCCGCCTTTTTCATACGGCCCGGCGCGGACAACGCGGCATGGAACATCTGGCCGTGCGGCGCGGCGCGTTGGAAGACGAACTGGCCTCTCTGCGTCAGGCCCGGCATGACAGCCTGTTGGGTGCCACTGCGGGCGCTGGCGATGAGGCGGCTCCCACCGGGCGCGCGGTTGGTACCGGAATGGCCGCCACCTTGCCCAAAAATGTGCAGATGTTTATAAGTTCAGATGGGTTTGTGCTGCTGCGCGGCCGCGATTCCAAGGGTAATCTGGCCGCGCGCAAGCTTGCTGCCCCGCATGATATCTGGCTTCATGCGGAAAACGGCCCCGGTTCGCACGTGATTATTCGCCGCGCCCACGGTGGGCAGGAAGTGCCGCCGCGCACTCTTGACGAGGCCGGGGCGCTGGCCGCCTGCAAAAGCTGGCAGCGCGACGCCGCCCGGGCGCGCATACAGTATGCCGAGGTGCGTCACGTCAAACCCATGCGCAACGCCCCTGCGGGCACGGTGCGCATAGATAAGTCGCTGCCCTCGCGCGAGGTTCCCGTAGATCTTGCCCTTGAGGAAACGCTGCTGCCCCGGTAA
- the dksA gene encoding RNA polymerase-binding protein DksA, translated as MDHKDLEYFRKLLSDMLEEAKQKGDSTLEELTDSNEVFADPADRATAESDRAFTLRIRDRERRLIRKIQAALTRIDDGTYGICEDCGDDISVPRLKARPVTRLCINCKAKQEEDEHLRGD; from the coding sequence ATGGATCACAAGGATTTAGAATACTTTCGCAAGCTTCTTTCCGACATGCTTGAAGAAGCGAAGCAGAAGGGTGACAGCACCCTGGAAGAACTGACGGATAGCAACGAAGTGTTTGCCGACCCGGCTGACCGCGCCACTGCAGAATCCGACAGGGCCTTTACCCTGCGCATCCGTGACCGTGAGCGCCGCCTGATCCGCAAGATTCAGGCAGCCCTTACCCGCATTGACGATGGCACCTACGGGATTTGCGAAGACTGCGGCGACGACATCAGCGTTCCCCGTCTCAAGGCCCGGCCTGTGACGCGTTTGTGCATCAACTGCAAAGCCAAACAGGAAGAAGACGAACACCTTCGCGGCGATTAA